A genomic segment from Candidatus Rokuibacteriota bacterium encodes:
- a CDS encoding PDZ domain-containing protein has translation TQGLVVQRVEEGSPAADAGFERGDVIVEVDKKPIKSVAELRESVDKHGKGKPMLFRIQRQDASLFLTVTV, from the coding sequence CGACCCAGGGCCTCGTGGTCCAGCGTGTCGAGGAGGGCAGCCCCGCCGCCGACGCGGGCTTCGAGCGCGGCGACGTGATCGTGGAAGTGGACAAGAAGCCTATCAAGAGCGTGGCCGAGCTCCGCGAGTCCGTGGACAAGCACGGCAAGGGCAAGCCGATGCTCTTCCGGATCCAGCGTCAGGACGCGAGCCTCTTCCTCACCGTCACCGTCTAG